Proteins from a single region of Pseudopedobacter saltans DSM 12145:
- a CDS encoding sulfatase family protein, protein MKRIWITAVATLLPFVSIFSQQKRTDRPNILIIMTDQHTADAMSIAGNKDLKTPAIDFLAQNGTRFTEAYCVQPLCTPSRISIFSGQRPIHTGFTGNVEEKDGLWPDSLLVMGKIFKNAGYKTGYVGKWHLPIPVTKISQHGFDYIENTAAGDFLDAANPSFCARFMKENKNEPFLLVASFLNPHDICEWARNDQLKMDVIGTPPPPEECPLLPANWRIAPNEPMIIREQQKVNPKTYPSTEWNADKWRQYRWAYNQLVEKVDNYIGMVLAGLKKYGLEDNTIIIFTSDHGDGYAAHQWNQKQVLYQESAKVPFIISKIGQWKEKTDDNLICNGIDIMPTICSFAGIKMPSYLKSGLDIKKIIEQPGTKLRDTLVIETDFADNTRLLGIKGRAVITHQYKYIVYDKGDLKEQLFDLTVDPGETNNLAVQTKYKQTLNSMRSYMKTWTRNNKDSFNPYN, encoded by the coding sequence ATGAAAAGGATATGGATTACTGCAGTTGCAACATTGTTACCATTTGTCAGCATATTTTCGCAGCAAAAGCGAACAGATAGGCCAAATATTTTGATAATCATGACCGATCAGCATACAGCTGACGCCATGAGTATTGCAGGGAATAAAGATTTAAAAACACCAGCTATTGATTTTTTGGCACAAAATGGAACCCGATTTACGGAAGCTTATTGCGTACAGCCTTTATGTACGCCCTCACGTATCTCTATTTTCAGCGGTCAAAGACCAATACATACCGGATTTACTGGAAATGTAGAAGAAAAAGATGGGCTTTGGCCGGATTCTTTATTGGTAATGGGGAAAATCTTTAAAAATGCAGGTTACAAAACCGGATATGTAGGAAAATGGCATTTACCCATTCCTGTAACCAAGATTTCTCAACATGGATTTGATTATATAGAAAATACAGCTGCCGGCGATTTTCTGGATGCAGCAAATCCATCTTTTTGCGCCCGTTTTATGAAAGAAAATAAGAACGAGCCTTTTCTGTTGGTAGCATCTTTTTTAAATCCGCATGATATATGCGAATGGGCAAGAAATGATCAGTTAAAAATGGATGTTATTGGTACACCTCCACCGCCTGAAGAATGCCCTTTATTGCCAGCTAACTGGAGAATTGCTCCAAATGAACCCATGATTATCAGAGAACAGCAAAAAGTAAATCCTAAAACTTACCCTTCAACCGAATGGAATGCCGATAAATGGAGACAATACAGATGGGCTTACAACCAATTGGTAGAAAAAGTTGATAACTATATTGGGATGGTACTGGCGGGTTTAAAGAAATATGGATTAGAAGACAATACGATTATCATATTCACCAGTGATCACGGAGATGGGTATGCAGCTCATCAATGGAATCAAAAGCAAGTTTTGTATCAGGAATCGGCGAAAGTTCCCTTTATCATATCTAAAATTGGGCAATGGAAAGAAAAAACAGACGATAACCTGATTTGCAACGGTATAGATATTATGCCAACCATTTGTTCTTTTGCAGGAATAAAAATGCCGTCTTATTTAAAAAGCGGTTTAGACATCAAAAAGATTATAGAACAGCCTGGAACAAAGTTGCGAGATACTTTGGTTATCGAGACAGACTTTGCAGATAATACCCGCTTGCTTGGAATTAAAGGCCGCGCGGTAATCACGCACCAATATAAATATATCGTTTACGATAAAGGTGACTTAAAGGAACAGCTTTTTGATTTAACTGTCGATCCGGGAGAAACCAACAATTTAGCTGTACAAACCAAGTATAAACAAACACTGAATAGTATGCGGTCTTACATGAAAACATGGACTCGCAATAATAAAGATTCATTTAATCCTTATAACTAA
- a CDS encoding sulfatase family protein, which translates to MNKTTYIRNLCIAAVAFLFACKSEQKQERPNILLLMSDNQSWNHVGIYGDSVVRTPNIDKIAREGVRFTNAYCNSPSCTPARAAMLTGQDIWRIEEGANLWGILPTKYEVLPDLLEKAGYRVGYDGKGWGPGSFEANGRKRNPGGNKYANFAEFIKDRKSGEPWSYWFNSLHPHRPYEVGSGEKAGVDINKIKVPAYLPDTKDIRIDIADYYAAIEEFDQEVGTIMQQLKDAGQLENTIVIVCSDNGWQMPRGLANLYDFGTRVPLIVSWPDKFKTNEVTDELVTLLDLAPTFLTVAQAEVPTYMTGKSLLPIVEAGAENKDSREFVVLGRERHAFVRQEGLGYPGRALRSKDFLYIKNYEPSRWPAGDPPLYGDVDPYMLNYPGPAKFFILKHKDEPIAKQAYQLAFAKRPAEELFDVVNDPDQLHNLAYDPKYKSIKDDLSEKMVKYLKETKDPRETGGKIIWDNTDYFSEIDKTPKPSKEAIKEFGLDTMYNYLK; encoded by the coding sequence ATGAATAAGACAACATATATCAGAAACCTTTGTATTGCTGCGGTAGCATTTCTATTTGCCTGCAAATCAGAACAGAAACAAGAGAGACCGAATATTCTTTTGTTAATGTCTGATAACCAATCCTGGAACCATGTGGGGATTTACGGAGATAGTGTGGTAAGAACACCGAATATCGATAAGATAGCCAGGGAAGGAGTTCGTTTTACTAATGCTTATTGCAATTCACCTTCATGTACTCCGGCAAGGGCAGCAATGTTAACCGGACAGGATATCTGGAGAATAGAAGAAGGCGCAAACCTATGGGGGATACTACCGACTAAGTACGAGGTTTTGCCAGATTTGTTAGAGAAAGCAGGATACAGAGTGGGTTATGATGGAAAAGGCTGGGGACCAGGAAGTTTTGAAGCAAATGGAAGAAAACGTAATCCGGGGGGGAATAAATACGCCAATTTTGCGGAATTTATAAAAGATAGAAAATCAGGGGAGCCCTGGAGCTATTGGTTTAATAGTTTACACCCGCACCGTCCTTATGAAGTAGGTTCCGGAGAAAAAGCAGGAGTAGATATCAATAAAATTAAAGTTCCGGCTTATTTGCCAGATACTAAAGATATCAGAATAGATATCGCGGATTATTATGCTGCTATTGAAGAGTTTGACCAGGAAGTTGGTACAATTATGCAACAGCTGAAAGATGCCGGGCAGTTAGAAAATACCATAGTTATTGTATGTAGTGACAACGGCTGGCAGATGCCAAGAGGTTTAGCTAATCTATATGATTTTGGAACAAGAGTACCTTTAATTGTATCGTGGCCTGATAAATTTAAAACCAACGAAGTAACTGATGAATTGGTTACTTTATTGGATTTAGCGCCGACGTTCTTAACAGTTGCACAAGCAGAAGTACCCACCTATATGACCGGTAAAAGTTTATTACCTATTGTAGAGGCTGGAGCAGAAAATAAAGATTCCAGAGAATTTGTGGTGTTAGGAAGAGAAAGACATGCATTTGTAAGACAAGAAGGTTTGGGATATCCGGGCAGAGCATTAAGAAGTAAAGATTTCTTGTATATCAAAAATTATGAGCCTTCAAGATGGCCGGCAGGAGATCCTCCGCTTTACGGAGATGTCGATCCCTACATGCTGAACTATCCGGGACCTGCTAAATTCTTCATTTTAAAGCATAAAGATGAACCAATTGCTAAACAAGCATATCAATTGGCTTTTGCAAAACGTCCGGCGGAAGAACTTTTTGATGTAGTTAATGATCCTGATCAGCTACACAATCTAGCTTACGATCCAAAATATAAAAGTATAAAGGATGACTTGTCTGAAAAAATGGTGAAATATCTGAAAGAAACCAAAGATCCGAGAGAAACCGGAGGTAAAATTATTTGGGATAATACAGATTATTTCAGTGAAATAGACAAGACCCCTAAACCGAGCAAAGAGGCAATCAAGGAGTTTGGCTTAGATACGATGTATAACTATCTGAAATAA
- a CDS encoding sulfatase family protein encodes MNIYFKRVTSVLLSGALGLVAQAQTVQKKDKKLNIVFIMTDDHTTQALSAYDSRLIETPHLDRLAKEGIKFNNCFVTNAVCGPSRATILTGKYNHINGLTDNHKVFDSTQVIYPQLLKKAGYQTAMIGKWHLGSTPMGFDHYSILPNQGEYYQPTFIENGKKIQEKGYVTDVVTDKAIGYLESRDKEKPFLLIYQQKAPHRNWLPAQRHLGMFDDKTFVEPSNLLDDYSNRGKAAKEQLMNISKDMWDAWDLKLASSRDLDSLSKVPKSNFVDGKEDDFTHANDKTLDHQRFFQVFDRMTPEEKAAWTKVYDKRVEEYKRLNLKGDELTRWKYQQYMKDYLACVVAVDENVGRLMDYLEKEGELDNTIIVYTSDQGFFLGEHGFFDKRMMYEECLRTPLLIRYPNGIKKGLVSDALAMNVDFAPTLLDYAGVKIPKDMQGKSLKPVIDNDGKVLAKWRDAVYYHYYEYPSWHMVKRHYGIRTNRYKLIHFYNDIDEWELYDLEKDPKEMNNVYNNTAYANVVKMMHAKMKKLQKQYKDTNPTEE; translated from the coding sequence ATGAATATATATTTTAAGAGAGTTACTTCCGTATTGTTATCCGGTGCATTGGGTTTGGTGGCACAAGCGCAAACCGTTCAGAAAAAGGACAAAAAATTGAATATTGTTTTTATCATGACGGATGATCATACTACACAAGCCTTGAGTGCTTATGATAGCCGACTGATAGAAACGCCTCATTTAGATCGCTTAGCAAAAGAAGGAATCAAGTTTAATAATTGTTTTGTAACCAATGCGGTTTGTGGTCCTTCCAGAGCAACCATTCTCACCGGAAAATATAATCATATTAATGGTTTGACAGACAACCATAAGGTTTTTGATAGTACCCAGGTTATTTATCCTCAACTATTAAAAAAAGCGGGATATCAAACGGCTATGATCGGAAAATGGCATTTGGGATCTACTCCTATGGGATTTGATCATTACAGTATTCTTCCCAATCAGGGCGAATATTATCAGCCAACGTTTATTGAAAATGGTAAAAAGATACAAGAGAAAGGATATGTTACCGATGTGGTAACGGATAAGGCAATAGGTTATCTGGAATCAAGAGATAAAGAAAAGCCATTCTTGTTGATCTATCAGCAAAAAGCACCTCATAGAAACTGGTTGCCGGCACAGCGTCATTTGGGTATGTTCGATGACAAAACCTTTGTAGAACCGTCAAATTTACTGGATGATTATTCCAATAGAGGAAAGGCAGCCAAAGAACAGTTAATGAATATATCGAAAGACATGTGGGATGCCTGGGATTTGAAATTGGCATCTTCCAGAGATTTGGATTCCCTGTCCAAAGTCCCTAAATCTAATTTTGTTGATGGAAAAGAAGATGATTTTACCCATGCTAATGATAAAACATTAGATCATCAACGTTTTTTTCAGGTTTTTGATAGAATGACCCCGGAGGAGAAAGCTGCCTGGACTAAAGTCTATGATAAACGCGTGGAAGAGTATAAAAGACTTAACCTTAAAGGAGATGAACTGACTAGGTGGAAATATCAGCAATATATGAAAGACTACCTGGCTTGTGTAGTTGCTGTTGATGAAAACGTAGGCAGATTGATGGATTATCTGGAGAAAGAAGGGGAGTTAGACAATACCATTATCGTGTACACGTCTGATCAGGGTTTCTTTTTAGGGGAACATGGATTCTTTGATAAAAGGATGATGTATGAAGAATGTTTGAGGACGCCTTTGCTGATCAGGTACCCAAACGGAATCAAAAAAGGACTTGTTTCGGATGCATTAGCGATGAACGTAGATTTTGCCCCAACATTATTGGATTATGCAGGAGTGAAAATTCCGAAAGATATGCAGGGGAAATCATTAAAACCAGTGATTGATAATGATGGAAAAGTACTGGCGAAATGGAGAGACGCGGTGTATTATCACTATTACGAATATCCAAGCTGGCACATGGTAAAAAGACATTATGGAATTAGGACCAATCGGTATAAACTAATCCACTTTTACAACGATATCGATGAATGGGAGCTGTATGATTTAGAAAAAGATCCTAAAGAAATGAATAATGTATACAATAATACTGCTTATGCAAATGTAGTTAAGATGATGCATGCAAAAATGAAAAAGCTACAAAAGCAGTATAAAGACACTAATCCGACAGAAGAGTAA
- the hepC gene encoding heparin-sulfate lyase HepC, translated as MMKPLWIATAAVMLNLGVVVAQTNNKTILLSKLDLNRSGLEQVKTFYLAGDTNQATTALLNYYKNRKNVIHPDVETDVNGKPVAGNLSATNLQRANDALSHVFFIMNGYPPFDYGTDINWQYWPVKDNEVRWQLHRMAWWESMALTYANTKDERYAQEWVLQYKDWVKKNPLGLSADNDRFAWRSLEISERLELQSKLFLYFINSPAFDESFLVTFLLNYSKHADHLINNYSDAGNHLLFQAQRMVYGGTYFPELLRANTWQQSGIDKLNEQITVQVFDDGVQNELTFHYHIACVQIFYKALQMLDVNGISGKFPAVYINRLERMIMAVINFSFPDYTYPMFGDSWLSAKSVLLRNYKNWASVYPDNQVLKYFATDRQEGLLPPYTSNRLANAGIYAFRSGWLPNSTTLILKASRPAEWHSQPDNGTFELWVNGRNFTPDAGAYIYAGDASINAQREYFRQTRLHNTLTLDNKNLEVNATELQWSTSNDLDILVYENPSYTNLKHRRAVLFVDKKYFVFVDEAIGSAEGNVAIHYGLKEGEVNADQCTKTITTKFADKNNICIKVISQQEANMVGEESYVSYAYNQKQERPAFAVSAAKQSPNTVRFLSVIAPFSGTMVPPIIEAEFLETTDTTVRVKVSVDGQAKTLSYNIPN; from the coding sequence ATGATGAAACCGTTATGGATAGCAACTGCTGCTGTAATGCTTAATCTTGGTGTAGTAGTTGCTCAAACCAATAACAAGACAATATTACTTTCTAAGCTGGACCTTAACAGGTCTGGCTTAGAACAGGTAAAAACATTTTATCTAGCAGGAGACACTAACCAGGCAACAACAGCATTATTAAATTATTATAAAAACAGAAAAAACGTCATCCATCCCGATGTCGAAACTGATGTTAATGGAAAGCCTGTTGCCGGAAATTTATCAGCAACTAATTTACAAAGGGCAAATGACGCATTATCTCATGTTTTCTTTATAATGAATGGTTATCCGCCATTCGACTATGGAACAGATATCAACTGGCAGTACTGGCCTGTTAAAGATAACGAGGTAAGGTGGCAATTACACAGAATGGCATGGTGGGAATCTATGGCTTTAACCTATGCCAATACCAAAGATGAGCGTTATGCACAGGAATGGGTGCTTCAATATAAAGATTGGGTAAAGAAAAATCCTTTGGGACTTTCTGCGGATAATGATCGATTTGCATGGCGTTCTTTAGAAATTAGCGAACGGTTGGAGCTGCAATCTAAACTGTTTCTGTATTTTATCAATTCTCCAGCTTTTGATGAAAGTTTTTTGGTGACATTTTTACTTAACTACTCCAAACATGCCGATCATCTGATCAACAATTATAGCGATGCTGGTAACCATTTACTGTTTCAGGCACAAAGAATGGTTTACGGGGGAACTTATTTTCCCGAGCTTCTACGCGCCAATACCTGGCAACAAAGTGGTATCGATAAACTGAATGAACAAATTACCGTACAGGTTTTTGACGACGGAGTGCAAAATGAATTAACCTTCCATTATCATATTGCTTGTGTCCAGATTTTCTATAAAGCATTACAGATGCTGGACGTAAACGGAATATCCGGAAAGTTTCCGGCAGTTTATATCAACAGGCTGGAAAGAATGATTATGGCTGTGATTAATTTCTCCTTTCCGGATTATACCTATCCGATGTTTGGAGATTCTTGGTTGAGTGCCAAATCCGTATTATTGCGTAACTATAAAAACTGGGCTTCTGTTTATCCTGATAATCAGGTTTTAAAATACTTTGCTACAGACAGGCAAGAAGGTCTTTTACCGCCTTATACTTCTAACAGACTTGCCAACGCAGGAATATATGCATTTAGAAGTGGCTGGTTACCAAATTCAACTACCTTAATTTTAAAGGCAAGTCGTCCGGCAGAATGGCACAGCCAGCCAGATAACGGTACGTTTGAACTTTGGGTAAATGGAAGGAATTTCACGCCGGATGCAGGCGCTTATATCTATGCCGGAGATGCCAGTATCAATGCACAGCGGGAATATTTTAGACAAACCAGATTACATAATACATTAACCTTAGACAACAAAAATCTGGAGGTAAATGCTACAGAGCTGCAGTGGAGCACCAGTAATGACCTGGATATACTGGTTTATGAAAATCCAAGTTACACCAATCTTAAACATAGAAGAGCAGTTTTATTTGTTGATAAAAAGTACTTTGTATTTGTAGATGAAGCCATAGGATCAGCAGAAGGAAATGTAGCCATTCATTATGGTTTAAAAGAGGGCGAGGTAAATGCAGATCAATGTACAAAAACCATTACCACAAAATTTGCCGATAAGAATAACATTTGCATAAAAGTCATTTCGCAGCAAGAGGCCAATATGGTTGGAGAAGAAAGCTATGTTTCTTATGCCTATAATCAGAAACAGGAAAGGCCTGCTTTCGCTGTTAGCGCAGCAAAACAAAGTCCCAATACAGTAAGATTTTTATCCGTTATAGCGCCCTTTAGCGGGACAATGGTTCCGCCAATTATTGAGGCAGAATTTTTAGAAACGACAGACACAACTGTACGTGTAAAAGTGAGTGTAGATGGTCAGGCTAAAACCTTAAGTTATAACATACCTAATTAA
- a CDS encoding RagB/SusD family nutrient uptake outer membrane protein, giving the protein MKIKNSITISKRLTKFAILGALAVTSFSTTSCKKWLEEKPYSLYASETYYKNVDDATKAVLGVYEIMSNQKTYGFYMSMVFDIDSDLGYMEGTGFSNDNRTLAHYSFATSHNYITEAWRELYNGVNRANMVIARIPEMALMTSGTESEKAALKRCLAEAKFLRGLYYFDLIRLYGDVPFKTTFTKADDDMKAPRVDKEIIYDQIIKDMSEAIEDIPEVSEKKVDERVSKGAVKGILARVYLGRGGYSLRQNGKMERPDNYLDYYKEARRLTKEIIDSKQHKLSASYEDVFKNYAQLKLEPQESMFEVAFFNTSGENKNSGYVGTWNSPIVAQGATYGRANGFYRINPMIYYNYGNGDTRRDIAVATYEINASSQKVSLINTTKPFSGQTLANIRKWTPGKWRRDWQGTGFKDLNNTDINWVLLRYSDVLLMYAEAENEINGPGNNTEGDAYWYLNMVRRRGYNVDLTKASATADLATGLNKNQFFEKIVEERVLELCFEGFRKFDLIRWNRLGQNIRNTQTALTAVFSTFPYIAGGLFTDNKHELYPIPQKERDINTSLGQNPNY; this is encoded by the coding sequence ATGAAAATCAAAAATTCAATCACTATATCAAAAAGATTAACAAAGTTTGCCATTTTAGGCGCTTTGGCGGTAACATCTTTTTCCACCACATCTTGTAAAAAATGGCTGGAAGAAAAGCCATATTCATTGTACGCTTCAGAAACTTATTATAAAAATGTAGATGACGCTACAAAAGCCGTATTGGGAGTTTACGAAATCATGTCAAATCAGAAAACATATGGTTTCTATATGTCAATGGTATTTGATATTGATTCTGATTTAGGGTATATGGAAGGAACGGGCTTTTCTAACGATAACAGAACTTTGGCCCATTACAGCTTTGCTACAAGCCATAATTACATAACCGAAGCATGGCGAGAATTGTATAATGGTGTTAACAGAGCCAATATGGTTATTGCCAGAATTCCAGAAATGGCTTTAATGACCAGCGGTACCGAAAGTGAAAAAGCAGCTTTGAAAAGATGTTTGGCAGAAGCTAAGTTCTTAAGAGGGCTTTACTATTTTGATCTTATCAGATTATACGGAGATGTGCCTTTTAAAACCACTTTTACCAAAGCAGATGATGATATGAAAGCTCCGAGAGTTGATAAAGAGATCATCTACGATCAGATTATTAAGGATATGAGCGAAGCCATAGAAGATATCCCTGAAGTATCAGAAAAAAAGGTGGATGAACGGGTAAGTAAGGGAGCTGTTAAAGGCATTTTAGCCAGAGTCTATTTAGGTAGAGGAGGGTATTCTTTACGGCAAAATGGTAAAATGGAAAGGCCTGATAACTATTTAGATTACTATAAAGAAGCCAGAAGATTAACAAAAGAGATTATAGATTCTAAGCAGCATAAGCTTTCTGCTAGTTATGAGGACGTATTTAAGAACTACGCTCAGCTGAAACTAGAACCGCAGGAAAGTATGTTTGAAGTTGCATTCTTTAACACATCTGGCGAGAATAAAAATAGTGGTTACGTAGGTACATGGAACAGTCCAATTGTAGCACAGGGAGCAACATATGGTAGGGCAAATGGTTTCTATAGAATAAACCCAATGATATATTATAACTATGGAAATGGAGATACCAGAAGAGATATTGCAGTAGCTACTTACGAAATTAATGCAAGCAGTCAAAAAGTATCTTTAATTAATACCACTAAACCTTTTAGTGGACAGACCTTGGCTAACATTAGAAAATGGACACCGGGTAAATGGAGAAGAGATTGGCAAGGTACAGGATTTAAAGATTTGAACAATACAGATATTAATTGGGTTTTATTAAGATATTCTGATGTTCTTTTGATGTATGCTGAAGCTGAAAACGAAATTAATGGTCCGGGAAATAATACGGAAGGGGATGCTTATTGGTATCTGAACATGGTGAGAAGAAGAGGCTATAATGTAGATTTAACTAAAGCTTCAGCCACGGCAGATTTAGCTACCGGACTCAATAAAAATCAATTCTTTGAAAAAATTGTCGAAGAGCGAGTATTGGAACTTTGTTTCGAAGGCTTTAGGAAATTTGATTTGATCAGATGGAACAGATTGGGGCAAAATATAAGAAATACACAGACAGCGCTAACGGCCGTTTTTAGTACTTTCCCTTATATTGCCGGCGGTCTTTTTACGGATAACAAACATGAGCTTTATCCAATCCCTCAAAAAGAAAGAGATATCAATACAAGTTTAGGCCAAAATCCAAACTATTAA